In Flavobacterium lacustre, a genomic segment contains:
- a CDS encoding heme-binding domain-containing protein: MKKIIKKILFIGLIIFLLMQLYQPARNISFEQDITGNFTKVYNVPKNVEIILRTSCYDCHSNNSHYPWYSYIQPARFFMESHIKEGKENLNFNEWGNYSSRKQNNKLDRIVKQIKSDEMPLASYTLIHKNAILTATQKKEVLDWINKTKDSISSQN; this comes from the coding sequence ATGAAAAAAATCATCAAAAAAATACTTTTTATTGGGTTAATTATTTTTTTGTTGATGCAGTTATATCAACCTGCTCGAAACATTAGTTTTGAGCAGGATATAACTGGTAATTTTACAAAAGTGTATAATGTTCCTAAAAATGTTGAAATCATTTTGAGAACTTCCTGCTATGATTGCCATAGTAACAACTCCCATTATCCTTGGTACTCTTACATCCAACCAGCACGGTTTTTTATGGAAAGTCATATTAAAGAGGGAAAAGAAAATTTGAATTTTAATGAATGGGGAAATTATAGTAGCCGAAAGCAAAATAATAAATTAGATAGAATTGTCAAACAAATAAAGTCCGATGAAATGCCTTTGGCATCATATACTTTAATTCATAAAAATGCAATCCTTACAGCCACTCAAAAAAAAGAAGTATTGGATTGGATAAATAAAACAAAAGATAGTATTTCATCTCAAAATTAA
- a CDS encoding heavy metal-binding domain-containing protein → MKNLIIILSLFLAVITIASAQTATKKEDPKVVYVCPTHPDETNPIAGKCPICGMELTKITEKVPTNALKGSQPKYKTVTKYVCPMDGATSDSPGKCSKCAMMMEKVTEKVPTQALKGSQPMTKLVTKYVCPMDGTTSESEGKCSKCGMGMVKVTDTIDAHPQKGSQPKTKIVTKYVCPMDGYTSDTKGECPKCGMQMTEMKNQKKEENHKH, encoded by the coding sequence ATGAAAAATTTAATCATTATACTAAGTCTGTTCTTAGCTGTAATCACTATAGCATCAGCACAAACAGCTACAAAAAAAGAAGATCCTAAAGTAGTTTATGTTTGTCCAACACATCCCGATGAAACGAATCCAATCGCTGGTAAATGTCCAATATGCGGTATGGAATTGACTAAAATCACTGAAAAAGTACCAACTAACGCTCTTAAAGGAAGCCAGCCTAAATACAAAACGGTAACTAAATATGTATGCCCTATGGATGGAGCAACTTCTGATTCTCCTGGAAAATGTTCAAAATGTGCAATGATGATGGAAAAAGTTACTGAAAAAGTGCCAACCCAAGCACTAAAAGGAAGTCAACCTATGACTAAATTAGTGACAAAATATGTTTGCCCTATGGATGGAACAACTTCTGAATCAGAAGGAAAATGTTCTAAATGTGGAATGGGAATGGTAAAAGTCACCGATACAATAGATGCCCATCCACAAAAAGGAAGCCAACCAAAAACTAAAATAGTGACTAAATATGTTTGTCCTATGGATGGATATACTTCTGATACAAAAGGCGAATGTCCCAAATGTGGAATGCAAATGACCGAAATGAAAAATCAAAAAAAGGAAGAAAACCACAAACATTAA
- a CDS encoding DUF3347 domain-containing protein: MKNIFLSAIAMAFVLVSCNKKNKEEATTNTSMMEHDSSMVMSDGSMMDKNSEKATSAMSSNTSIDVIVANYLKLKNALANDNSKEAANSGNDLLASIGKVDMNSISKEQMKTYMDIADDLKENAEHIGENAGKLDHQREHFVLVSKDINDLIATFGTNQKLYQDFCPMADEGKGAIWISETKEIKNPYLGAKMPTCGTIKKEF, from the coding sequence ATGAAAAATATATTTCTTTCAGCCATAGCAATGGCATTCGTACTGGTTTCTTGTAACAAAAAAAACAAAGAAGAGGCAACAACAAATACTTCTATGATGGAACACGATTCCTCAATGGTAATGTCAGATGGTTCAATGATGGATAAAAATTCCGAAAAGGCAACATCTGCTATGAGCTCAAATACTTCAATTGATGTGATTGTTGCTAATTATTTAAAACTAAAAAATGCTCTAGCAAACGATAACAGTAAAGAGGCTGCAAATTCAGGAAATGACTTACTGGCATCAATTGGGAAAGTAGATATGAATAGCATTTCAAAAGAACAAATGAAAACCTATATGGATATTGCTGATGATTTAAAAGAAAATGCAGAACATATTGGTGAAAACGCTGGTAAATTAGATCATCAAAGAGAACATTTTGTATTAGTAAGTAAAGACATAAATGATTTAATAGCAACTTTTGGTACTAATCAAAAATTGTATCAAGATTTTTGTCCAATGGCAGATGAAGGCAAAGGCGCTATATGGATAAGCGAAACCAAAGAAATCAAAAACCCTTATCTAGGTGCTAAAATGCCTACTTGCGGTACTATAAAAAAAGAATTCTAG
- a CDS encoding site-specific integrase → MKTKVSILFYAKRAKASVNGLVPIYTRITINGKRIELSSNRFVELSKWSTEAGKMKGNSEEARSINSHLDMLKIQIIDMQMELVHKKIPVTAETLKSKILGVDERARMLIPIFQDHNNKIKELVGKEYAPGTLERYKTSLSHTIEFLQWKYKVSDIEINKIDHAFVTDYEFWLRSVRNCANNTAVKYIKNFNKIIKLCLANDWLDKNPFANYKSKVKEVERVYLSEDEIQNIINKDFKTERLSLVRDIFLFSCFTGLAYIDVKNLTKSHISIGIDGDKWIFTHRQKTETASKIPILPVTQMIIDKYANHPKSNNEDRLLPILTNQKMNAYLKEIAGVCEIEKELTFHIARHTFATTVTLTNGVPIESVSKMLGHKNLRTTQHYAKVLDKKVSEDMKILKDKFNLLATNQKQKII, encoded by the coding sequence ATGAAAACAAAAGTATCTATTCTCTTTTATGCAAAGAGAGCAAAAGCCAGTGTAAACGGTTTAGTACCTATCTACACACGTATTACAATCAATGGCAAAAGAATTGAATTAAGTTCCAACAGATTTGTAGAATTATCCAAATGGTCTACAGAAGCAGGCAAAATGAAAGGCAATTCAGAAGAAGCTCGTTCAATAAATAGCCATCTTGATATGTTGAAAATTCAAATCATAGATATGCAAATGGAATTAGTACACAAAAAAATTCCAGTAACAGCCGAAACTCTCAAAAGTAAAATTCTAGGAGTGGATGAAAGAGCAAGAATGCTAATCCCAATCTTCCAAGACCACAATAACAAAATCAAAGAATTGGTTGGTAAAGAATATGCACCAGGAACATTAGAACGTTATAAAACATCGTTGAGCCATACTATTGAATTCTTACAATGGAAATACAAAGTTTCGGATATCGAGATAAACAAAATAGATCACGCTTTTGTAACTGATTACGAATTTTGGTTGAGAAGTGTTCGGAACTGTGCCAATAACACCGCCGTAAAATACATCAAGAACTTCAATAAAATAATAAAGCTTTGTCTGGCCAATGACTGGCTAGACAAAAATCCATTTGCTAATTACAAATCGAAAGTTAAGGAGGTTGAGAGAGTTTATTTGTCTGAAGACGAAATTCAAAACATCATCAACAAAGATTTCAAAACAGAAAGATTATCGCTAGTGCGTGATATCTTTCTTTTTAGCTGCTTTACTGGTTTGGCATACATTGATGTCAAAAACTTAACAAAGTCGCATATAAGCATCGGTATTGATGGTGATAAGTGGATATTTACCCACAGACAAAAAACAGAAACCGCTTCAAAAATTCCAATCCTTCCAGTAACGCAAATGATAATTGACAAATACGCCAATCATCCAAAAAGTAATAATGAAGATAGACTACTTCCGATTTTAACAAACCAAAAAATGAATGCTTATCTCAAAGAAATTGCTGGCGTTTGCGAGATTGAAAAAGAATTAACCTTTCATATTGCCCGACACACTTTTGCAACGACTGTAACGCTTACAAATGGCGTTCCTATCGAAAGTGTAAGTAAAATGTTAGGTCATAAAAATTTAAGAACTACGCAGCACTATGCAAAGGTTTTAGATAAAAAAGTAAGTGAGGATATGAAGATTTTGAAGGATAAATTCAACTTATTAGCAACTAATCAAAAACAAAAAATAATTTGA
- a CDS encoding efflux RND transporter permease subunit, whose amino-acid sequence MVEKLITFSLRNRAVVLLVSACLFAWGVYSVQQNPIDAIPDLSENQVIVFTEWMGRSPQVIEAQVTYPLVSNLQGIPKVKNIRGASMFGMSFVYIVFEDDVDIYWARTRVLERLNYAQRLLPQNVVPTLGPDGTGVGHVFWYHLDAKGMDLGEQRAIQDWYVKFALQTVPGVAEVASFGGFEKQYQLVLDPLKMQYYNVSMMEVMNAVKANNNDVGGRKFEMSNMSYIIRGLGYIKNIKDVEDIAIKNYNSVPVKVKDIGSIQMGGDLRLGIFDENGTGEVVGGIVVMRYGENADKVIKAVKEKMKEVEKGLPEGVTFKTSYDRSELIEKAIESVKGTLIEEMIAVSIIVLLFLFHWRSALIILIQIPISVAVAFIFLQAFGISSNIMSLTGIALAIGVLVDDGIVMVENAYRTISEKQEEMDNNQQAT is encoded by the coding sequence ATGGTAGAAAAATTAATAACATTCTCACTACGAAATAGAGCCGTTGTATTGCTGGTTTCAGCTTGCTTATTTGCTTGGGGAGTTTACAGCGTCCAACAAAACCCCATTGACGCCATTCCTGATTTATCCGAAAATCAAGTTATCGTGTTTACCGAATGGATGGGAAGAAGTCCACAGGTTATTGAAGCGCAGGTTACTTACCCGCTGGTTTCCAATTTGCAAGGCATTCCAAAAGTCAAAAATATTCGGGGAGCATCTATGTTTGGGATGAGCTTCGTGTATATTGTTTTTGAGGATGATGTCGATATATATTGGGCAAGAACTCGGGTTTTAGAAAGATTAAATTATGCACAACGATTATTACCTCAAAATGTAGTACCTACATTAGGCCCTGATGGTACTGGAGTGGGACACGTTTTTTGGTATCATTTAGATGCAAAGGGTATGGACTTGGGAGAACAACGAGCCATTCAAGATTGGTATGTGAAGTTTGCTTTGCAAACAGTTCCAGGAGTTGCCGAAGTAGCCTCTTTTGGAGGTTTTGAAAAACAATACCAATTGGTGTTGGATCCACTAAAAATGCAGTACTATAATGTAAGTATGATGGAAGTGATGAATGCCGTCAAAGCTAATAACAACGATGTCGGTGGTAGGAAATTTGAAATGAGCAATATGTCATATATTATAAGGGGGCTAGGCTATATAAAAAACATAAAAGATGTAGAAGACATTGCTATTAAAAACTATAATTCCGTTCCGGTAAAAGTTAAAGATATTGGTTCAATACAAATGGGTGGCGATTTGAGACTAGGTATTTTTGACGAAAATGGCACTGGCGAAGTTGTTGGCGGAATTGTGGTAATGCGTTATGGAGAAAATGCTGACAAAGTAATTAAAGCAGTAAAAGAAAAAATGAAAGAAGTGGAGAAAGGATTACCTGAAGGAGTTACTTTCAAAACCTCTTATGACAGAAGCGAATTGATTGAAAAAGCAATCGAATCAGTTAAAGGAACGTTAATCGAAGAAATGATTGCCGTTTCTATCATTGTGTTACTTTTTCTTTTTCATTGGCGAAGTGCCTTAATTATTTTGATACAAATACCTATATCCGTTGCAGTTGCATTTATATTTCTGCAAGCTTTTGGTATATCTTCCAATATTATGTCACTGACAGGAATTGCTTTGGCAATTGGCGTTTTGGTTGATGATGGAATTGTAATGGTGGAGAATGCTTACAGGACAATTTCGGAGAAACAGGAAGAAATGGATAATAACCAACAAGCTACTTAA
- a CDS encoding DNA methyltransferase, giving the protein MQNLQNELIDLLKHEDNLVVDGHLNKNKIIELALKVEPQLISLLLKNETFKKYFFQEVSTVLVFDKIKFQRFVNNKSFLPDSYTAFKNKIGLITNDNDLDNFISTSNDVVLAWPHKDCVLEGGQTKEDQKINETFWNETLAPDSVDRLLDAKVFTNFKMFNKNGEHKVNELKGDENLIIKGNNLLALASLLKTHRGKIKLIYIDPPYNTGNDGFNYNDSFNHSSWLTFMKNRLTIARQLLTNDGIIFISCDDNEVAYLKVLMDELFKQENFIDIFSWKKTDTPSNLPKKSKKVVEYILCYEKNKDSVKFKGVEKNSTSSNGLMNKTNSVGILAFPANFVETGLKNGLYEKGKYGTDSYDIYLLEDTEVKDGLFVKEVKLKGNFKWGQKKLENEITNGTSISIRTKSFSPSYEKQEYDIEAPLNYIDSKMGVQTTESAGKDLTKIFGKEVFSYPKSESLIMYLINMVSNKLTKDDYILDFHIGSGTTCATAHKLGYKYIGIEQMDYINTVTVERMKFVINGEQTGISELVNWEGGGSFVYAELMQHNQRYIELIQDASTKEILINIWKEMHEKAFLNYRFNKLEFEERIDGFKTAPIEEMKKYLVEVLDKNQLYVNYSEIEDKSYNISDDIKKVNYSFYKSSK; this is encoded by the coding sequence ATGCAAAATTTACAGAACGAACTTATAGATTTACTCAAACACGAAGATAATTTAGTGGTTGACGGTCATTTAAACAAAAATAAAATCATAGAGTTGGCTTTAAAAGTCGAACCGCAACTAATAAGTCTACTACTCAAAAACGAAACATTCAAGAAGTATTTCTTTCAGGAAGTTTCAACTGTTTTAGTATTTGATAAAATCAAGTTTCAACGCTTTGTAAACAATAAATCCTTTCTTCCTGATAGTTATACTGCATTCAAAAATAAAATTGGGTTAATAACCAATGACAATGATTTAGATAATTTTATTTCTACTTCTAATGATGTTGTATTGGCTTGGCCTCACAAAGATTGCGTTCTTGAAGGAGGGCAAACTAAAGAAGACCAAAAAATAAACGAAACCTTCTGGAACGAAACACTTGCTCCAGATAGTGTAGATAGATTATTAGATGCTAAAGTATTTACTAATTTCAAAATGTTTAACAAAAATGGTGAACATAAAGTTAATGAGTTGAAAGGAGATGAAAACCTTATTATCAAAGGGAATAATCTTTTGGCTCTTGCTTCACTTCTAAAAACTCACAGAGGAAAAATTAAGCTTATTTATATTGACCCACCATACAATACTGGCAATGATGGCTTTAATTACAATGATAGTTTCAATCATTCTTCTTGGTTAACATTCATGAAGAATAGACTTACTATAGCAAGGCAGCTTCTAACTAATGATGGTATTATTTTTATTAGTTGTGACGACAATGAAGTAGCTTATTTAAAAGTTTTAATGGATGAATTGTTTAAACAAGAAAATTTTATAGATATTTTTTCTTGGAAAAAAACTGATACACCTTCAAATTTGCCGAAGAAGAGTAAAAAGGTTGTTGAATATATCTTATGTTATGAAAAAAACAAGGATAGTGTTAAATTTAAAGGGGTAGAGAAGAATTCAACTAGTAGTAACGGTTTAATGAATAAAACTAACTCTGTAGGCATTTTAGCTTTTCCTGCAAATTTTGTAGAGACAGGGTTAAAAAATGGTTTATATGAAAAAGGAAAATATGGTACAGATAGTTATGATATTTATTTATTAGAAGATACAGAGGTTAAGGACGGTTTATTTGTTAAGGAAGTAAAACTTAAAGGAAACTTTAAATGGGGTCAAAAAAAATTAGAAAATGAAATAACGAATGGAACTTCTATATCAATTAGAACAAAATCATTTTCTCCTTCATATGAAAAGCAAGAATATGATATTGAGGCACCTTTAAATTATATAGATAGTAAAATGGGGGTTCAAACTACTGAAAGTGCGGGTAAAGACTTAACGAAAATATTTGGCAAAGAAGTTTTTTCTTATCCAAAATCTGAAAGTTTAATTATGTATCTAATCAATATGGTTAGTAATAAATTAACTAAAGATGATTATATTTTAGACTTTCACATTGGCAGTGGAACAACTTGTGCAACTGCACATAAATTAGGATATAAATATATTGGTATTGAACAAATGGATTATATTAATACCGTTACCGTAGAAAGAATGAAGTTTGTTATTAATGGTGAACAAACAGGTATATCAGAACTTGTTAATTGGGAAGGAGGAGGGTCTTTTGTTTATGCAGAATTAATGCAACATAATCAGAGATATATTGAACTAATTCAAGATGCATCAACTAAAGAGATTTTAATTAATATTTGGAAAGAAATGCATGAAAAAGCATTTCTTAATTATCGATTCAATAAGTTAGAATTTGAAGAAAGAATAGATGGTTTTAAAACGGCGCCAATTGAAGAAATGAAAAAATATTTAGTTGAAGTTTTAGATAAAAATCAATTATATGTAAATTATTCTGAAATAGAAGATAAAAGTTATAATATATCCGACGATATAAAGAAAGTTAATTATTCTTTTTATAAATCTTCAAAATAA
- a CDS encoding helix-turn-helix domain-containing protein — protein sequence MADWYDKTEKMLEKIQVVTTEINSKLKSGTFQNPEDVIYNNQEFMNLMDISKRTAQDWRDKKIIGFFQIGNKIYYRLSDVQKLLNDNYNPKK from the coding sequence ATGGCAGACTGGTATGATAAAACAGAAAAAATGCTTGAAAAAATCCAAGTAGTTACAACTGAAATAAATTCAAAATTAAAATCAGGGACTTTTCAAAACCCGGAAGATGTAATTTATAACAATCAGGAGTTTATGAATCTAATGGATATCAGCAAAAGAACTGCTCAAGACTGGAGAGATAAAAAAATCATTGGTTTTTTCCAAATAGGTAATAAAATCTATTATCGCCTTTCTGATGTTCAAAAATTACTAAATGATAATTATAATCCTAAGAAATAA
- a CDS encoding phage integrase SAM-like domain-containing protein, translating to MASIYLLLQSKKSPAVIYVRLRDGRTLDIKAKTNYHIDPVNWDDAEQRPTKKAMKLIDFANLDTDLATLRNDLLKEYNNSKGVKVVDALWLKDFVNPPQVEEKHTDKLVDYIDTFIEFKKNDVKSSTITKCNVIKHLLQRYQKHTKSILYIRDVDTKFKMDFEKYCISVGYAPNTTARNIRFVKTFCRHAKSNGVETHHQLDSIKAKYYKVDNIYLNEVEIKKIEDIKISELTDGLENARDWLLISCFCGQRVSDFLRFDKSMIRYEKNKAGELKPLIEFTQVKTEKIMTIPLHSKIMEILKKYDGNFPRKISDQKYNEHIKKVCEKAKINDPIHGILFDPEIKEKVEKDYPKWKFVSSHIGRRSFASNNYGKIPTSFLMYITGHTTEGMFLTYIGKSNKDIAMELTNYF from the coding sequence ATGGCTTCTATTTATCTACTTCTTCAAAGCAAAAAAAGTCCGGCAGTGATTTATGTTCGGTTACGTGATGGCAGAACTCTTGACATCAAAGCTAAAACAAATTATCATATTGATCCAGTTAACTGGGATGATGCTGAGCAAAGACCTACAAAGAAAGCTATGAAATTGATTGATTTTGCCAACCTAGACACAGATTTAGCAACATTAAGAAACGACCTTCTTAAAGAATACAACAATAGTAAAGGTGTTAAGGTTGTTGATGCTTTATGGTTAAAAGATTTTGTAAACCCACCACAAGTAGAAGAAAAGCATACTGATAAATTAGTAGATTATATTGACACTTTCATTGAGTTTAAAAAGAACGACGTAAAAAGCAGCACCATAACAAAATGCAATGTCATTAAACACTTATTGCAGCGTTATCAAAAACACACAAAATCAATTTTGTACATTCGGGATGTTGATACTAAATTCAAAATGGATTTCGAAAAATATTGTATCAGTGTTGGTTATGCTCCAAATACTACTGCTAGAAATATCCGTTTTGTTAAAACCTTTTGTAGACACGCTAAATCAAACGGAGTAGAAACGCATCATCAATTAGATAGCATTAAAGCCAAATATTATAAAGTTGATAATATCTATTTAAACGAAGTGGAGATCAAGAAAATTGAAGATATAAAAATAAGCGAACTAACCGATGGTTTAGAAAACGCTCGTGATTGGTTATTAATAAGCTGTTTTTGCGGACAAAGAGTTTCTGACTTTTTACGTTTTGATAAATCGATGATTAGATACGAGAAAAACAAAGCCGGAGAACTAAAACCTTTAATCGAATTTACACAGGTTAAAACCGAAAAAATAATGACTATTCCATTACACTCTAAAATAATGGAAATACTCAAAAAATACGATGGTAATTTTCCAAGAAAGATTTCAGACCAAAAATACAATGAGCATATCAAAAAAGTTTGTGAAAAAGCAAAGATAAATGACCCTATTCACGGTATTTTGTTTGATCCGGAAATAAAAGAAAAAGTTGAAAAAGATTATCCAAAATGGAAATTCGTTTCTTCTCACATTGGTAGACGTTCTTTTGCTTCAAATAATTATGGTAAAATTCCAACCTCTTTTTTAATGTACATCACTGGTCATACTACAGAAGGGATGTTTTTAACCTACATTGGAAAAAGCAACAAAGACATTGCAATGGAATTGACAAACTACTTTTAA
- a CDS encoding DUF3987 domain-containing protein, protein MEILNNGLTVSVYKDFKNNLGSRNLLEILQEIKEEKYKSDINSIRYAIHKGDDKTADKIKSGLIGFTTSATFGATRTKVNVNTYSQVIGLDFDHIPLEDLQNISVLINQCNLTMASFISPSGAGIKVFIKVNSNAEQHTEAYHQVATYYKDLSGFDFDPKCKDITRLCFLSSDADLYLNQSATIFELKDEVIETPKTPKKEIVRQQSTDELLDKCLKFTEQKEQYFNGNRNNFIHLLASNSNRFGIYEEDTLDFCMTNFDLDTREIKNAVNSAYKNQIADFAKFAKFANLQTSEQVVINNNSSNTIPEEEDVLKSTPFIPQSVYDNLPPILLESCKAFNDKRERDVFLTGALAILSGCLPNVSGVYHGSTVYPCLYSFILAPAASGKGVLKFSKALADKYHEKILAESLETRKIYEENLAAFKMLKGKGKTDEKQEMPAEPKFKVVFIPGNVSDARVIQHLDWNEGKGIICETEADTVGTTMKKEWGSYSDMLRKAFHHENISVSRKTNSEYVEVNEPQLAIALSGTPKQIFNIIPSAEDGLFSRFFFYVFKTDAVWLDPSPKGNPVNLTDYFTTQSKKVLKMVEYFERDSMQLQLSEEQWDKFNDLFGYFLEQVNTFVSDDALSVVKRLALILYRFCMIFTAIRKFSNNEYAKEVYSLDVDFESAVSLVKTYLQHSIIMFNNLPKQGEQGPFKGGDNKKQFFDALPKRFTRKEAIELSNSYNLKERTVDNLLKTCIGVYLAQPEYGVYEKS, encoded by the coding sequence ATGGAAATACTAAATAACGGATTGACAGTTAGCGTGTATAAAGACTTCAAAAACAACTTAGGAAGTAGAAATCTATTAGAAATACTGCAAGAAATAAAAGAGGAAAAATACAAAAGTGATATCAATTCAATCCGTTATGCAATTCATAAAGGGGATGATAAAACAGCCGACAAAATTAAGAGTGGGTTAATTGGCTTTACTACTTCAGCAACTTTTGGAGCAACTAGAACAAAGGTAAATGTTAATACCTATTCTCAGGTTATAGGTTTAGATTTTGACCATATTCCTCTCGAAGATTTACAAAATATTTCAGTTTTAATAAATCAATGCAATTTAACAATGGCTTCCTTTATCAGCCCAAGTGGTGCGGGAATCAAAGTATTTATCAAAGTAAATTCTAATGCAGAACAACACACCGAAGCTTACCATCAAGTGGCAACTTATTATAAAGACCTATCAGGGTTTGATTTTGATCCAAAGTGTAAAGATATTACCCGATTGTGCTTTTTATCTTCTGATGCAGATTTATATCTAAATCAAAGTGCTACAATTTTCGAGTTAAAAGATGAAGTAATAGAAACTCCAAAAACACCGAAAAAAGAGATTGTGAGGCAACAGTCAACAGATGAATTACTAGATAAATGCTTGAAATTCACAGAACAAAAAGAACAATACTTCAACGGAAATCGAAATAATTTTATTCACTTACTTGCTAGTAATTCAAATCGATTTGGCATCTATGAAGAAGATACATTAGATTTTTGCATGACTAATTTTGATTTAGATACAAGAGAAATAAAAAATGCAGTTAACAGCGCATACAAAAATCAAATTGCAGACTTTGCAAAGTTTGCAAAGTTTGCAAACTTGCAAACCTCAGAACAAGTTGTAATAAACAATAACAGCAGTAATACAATTCCGGAGGAAGAAGATGTTTTAAAATCAACGCCGTTCATTCCTCAATCAGTTTACGATAATTTGCCACCAATATTACTGGAAAGTTGTAAAGCATTCAATGATAAAAGGGAAAGAGACGTATTTTTAACAGGAGCACTGGCTATTCTTTCAGGTTGCTTACCTAATGTATCAGGAGTGTATCACGGCAGTACGGTTTATCCGTGCTTATATTCGTTTATTTTAGCTCCTGCAGCTTCTGGCAAAGGAGTATTAAAATTTTCAAAAGCATTAGCAGATAAGTATCATGAAAAAATCTTAGCCGAATCTCTAGAAACGAGAAAAATATATGAAGAAAACTTAGCTGCTTTTAAAATGTTGAAGGGTAAAGGGAAAACAGATGAAAAACAAGAAATGCCTGCAGAACCTAAATTTAAAGTAGTTTTCATTCCTGGCAATGTTAGTGATGCAAGAGTGATTCAACATTTAGATTGGAATGAAGGTAAAGGGATTATTTGCGAAACGGAAGCCGATACCGTAGGAACGACTATGAAAAAAGAATGGGGAAGTTATTCGGATATGCTGCGAAAAGCGTTTCATCATGAAAATATATCAGTAAGCCGTAAAACCAATTCAGAATACGTAGAAGTAAATGAACCACAACTTGCTATTGCATTATCAGGAACACCTAAACAAATCTTTAATATCATTCCATCGGCTGAAGATGGTTTGTTTAGTAGATTCTTTTTTTATGTTTTTAAAACAGATGCGGTATGGTTAGATCCTTCGCCAAAAGGCAATCCAGTAAACTTAACCGACTATTTTACAACACAGTCAAAAAAGGTTTTGAAAATGGTAGAGTATTTCGAAAGAGACTCGATGCAATTACAGTTATCAGAAGAGCAATGGGATAAATTCAATGATTTATTTGGATACTTTTTAGAACAAGTAAACACTTTTGTCAGTGATGATGCATTAAGTGTTGTAAAGAGATTGGCATTAATTTTATATCGTTTTTGCATGATTTTCACAGCAATCCGTAAGTTTTCAAATAATGAGTATGCAAAAGAAGTATATAGTTTAGATGTTGATTTTGAAAGTGCAGTAAGTTTAGTAAAAACCTATTTACAGCATAGCATCATTATGTTTAATAATTTACCAAAACAAGGAGAACAAGGTCCATTTAAAGGAGGTGACAATAAAAAACAATTCTTTGACGCCTTACCAAAACGGTTTACACGTAAGGAAGCTATTGAATTAAGTAATTCATATAATCTAAAAGAAAGAACCGTAGACAATTTACTTAAAACTTGTATTGGTGTCTATTTAGCACAACCTGAGTATGGTGTATATGAAAAATCATAA
- a CDS encoding helix-turn-helix domain-containing protein: MQNNAILLQTLTVEQLQQLIGTSVKNGIIELQKELNSKKDDEELLTREETCKFLKIDSSTLWAWTNKGKVLAHGIGARRYYKRSELLECLTLLKK; encoded by the coding sequence ATGCAAAACAATGCGATTTTACTTCAAACCTTAACCGTTGAACAATTACAACAGTTGATAGGCACATCCGTTAAAAACGGTATTATTGAACTCCAAAAAGAGTTAAACTCCAAAAAAGATGATGAGGAACTTCTGACTAGAGAAGAAACCTGCAAATTCTTAAAAATTGACAGCAGCACTTTATGGGCGTGGACCAATAAAGGGAAAGTACTTGCTCATGGTATTGGAGCGCGTCGTTACTACAAGCGTAGCGAATTATTAGAATGTCTAACATTATTAAAAAAGTAA